One Verrucomicrobiota bacterium JB022 genomic region harbors:
- a CDS encoding ABC transporter permease subunit, with protein sequence MERLAYFIRRLLLVIPTFIGITLSTFILIQFVPGGPVEQAIIQMRGLQNVQGANASQAISERQREAIKAHFGFDKPIHVRYWNWLVHDKMGMEVRSYKYSNKTVWELISERFPISLTFGLTGFILSYLVCIPLGIAKALRNGGVFDLWSSVIVFVGYAIPPFAFGMLLKLFFSGSSTHFLDWFPLGGFRSDNWATLSLWGKITDQLHHMVLPLLCYLIGNFAVLTLLMKNSLLDQIGQDYIRTVIAKGGTLRRAIWLHALRNAMIPIATGIGSIFTLMFAGAVLIERVFNIPGMGWLSLDAMVSRDYMVFMGILALTSLLGLLGRIFSDFCYALIDPRITFEKN encoded by the coding sequence ATGGAACGACTCGCCTATTTTATCCGACGGCTACTGCTGGTCATCCCGACCTTTATCGGGATAACGCTCAGCACGTTTATCCTGATCCAGTTTGTGCCCGGTGGGCCGGTGGAGCAGGCGATCATCCAGATGCGGGGGCTGCAAAACGTCCAGGGCGCCAACGCCTCCCAAGCGATCTCCGAGCGGCAACGGGAGGCGATCAAGGCCCACTTCGGCTTCGATAAGCCCATTCATGTGCGCTACTGGAACTGGCTCGTGCACGACAAGATGGGCATGGAAGTCCGCTCCTACAAATACAGCAACAAGACGGTGTGGGAGCTGATCAGCGAGCGCTTCCCCATCTCCCTCACCTTCGGGCTCACCGGCTTCATCCTCAGCTACCTCGTGTGTATCCCGCTGGGCATTGCCAAGGCGCTTAGAAATGGGGGCGTCTTCGACTTGTGGTCGAGCGTCATCGTATTTGTGGGCTACGCGATCCCGCCATTTGCCTTCGGGATGCTGCTCAAGCTCTTCTTTTCCGGCTCTTCGACTCATTTTCTCGACTGGTTCCCGCTCGGCGGCTTCCGCAGCGACAACTGGGCCACGCTCTCCCTCTGGGGCAAGATCACCGACCAGCTCCACCACATGGTGCTCCCACTGCTCTGCTACCTGATCGGGAATTTCGCCGTGCTGACGCTGCTGATGAAAAACTCGCTGCTCGACCAGATCGGTCAGGACTACATCCGCACCGTCATTGCCAAAGGGGGCACGCTGCGCCGCGCCATCTGGCTGCACGCGCTGCGCAATGCCATGATCCCCATCGCGACGGGCATTGGCAGCATTTTTACGCTCATGTTCGCCGGCGCGGTGCTGATCGAGCGCGTGTTCAACATCCCCGGCATGGGCTGGCTGAGCCTCGATGCCATGGTCAGTCGCGACTACATGGTCTTCATGGGCATCCTGGCGCTGACATCGTTGCTCGGGCTGCTGGGGCGCATCTTCTCGGATTTCTGCTATGCGCTGATCGATCCGCGCATCACCTTTGAGAAAAACTGA
- a CDS encoding extracellular solute-binding protein, whose amino-acid sequence MFQFRNRLLLASLSLLTFAAPGFLQAEESFPPEGWQERPDPLASPDAMPGGTISVYVGDYPKSFNYYLDNNVISSLIFNLMYPTLLEVDGVSKEFIPGICNRWTIGDDKQTFTFHIDPRAKWSDGKPMTAEDIVWTFDTILDDKNLTGVHKVGLETFERPEIIDQSTVRFKAKEVHWRNLLVLATFNVMPKHAFAKQDFNLINFEFPVVGGAYKIGELAESRYLRMQRRADWWGFKRASNEGVLNFNTIELRFFPDREQAFDAFNKGQIDLFQVYTSARWVRQTQGEPYDKNWIAKQQIYNYDPIGFQGFAMNLRRAPFDDVRVRKALAHLLDREKMNETIMYNQYFLHSSYFEDLYDRTKKSPNPQFAFDKAKARKLLEEAGWKVNKQTGILEKNGRPFEIIFLTRDASTDKFLVIYQEDLKDVGIRLKIERKDWAAWLKDMDDFNFDMTWASWGASLWRDPEGMWHSKEAERTGGNNVTGFADDRVDELIEKQKTIFDIEQRDEIVREIDQIVTSEVPYVLLWNIDYTRLLYWNKFGMPDTVLSKFGDGNAAISYWWYDDYAAADLQQARKTGRALPGKDFQVRFDDWYEGEEE is encoded by the coding sequence ATGTTCCAGTTCCGCAATCGACTCCTTCTCGCCAGCCTCAGCCTTCTCACCTTTGCCGCGCCCGGCTTTCTGCAGGCCGAAGAGAGCTTCCCGCCGGAGGGCTGGCAAGAGCGGCCCGATCCGCTGGCCAGCCCCGATGCGATGCCGGGCGGGACGATCTCCGTCTACGTGGGGGACTACCCGAAAAGCTTCAATTACTACCTCGATAACAATGTTATCAGCAGCCTGATCTTCAACCTGATGTATCCGACGCTGCTGGAGGTCGACGGGGTCTCGAAAGAGTTCATCCCCGGCATCTGCAACCGCTGGACCATCGGCGACGACAAGCAGACCTTTACCTTCCACATCGACCCGCGCGCCAAGTGGAGCGACGGCAAGCCCATGACCGCCGAGGACATCGTGTGGACCTTCGATACGATCCTCGACGACAAGAACCTCACTGGCGTGCACAAGGTAGGCCTCGAAACCTTCGAACGGCCCGAGATCATCGACCAGAGCACCGTGCGCTTCAAGGCCAAGGAAGTCCACTGGCGCAACCTGCTCGTGCTCGCCACCTTCAACGTGATGCCCAAGCACGCGTTTGCGAAGCAGGACTTCAACCTCATCAATTTCGAATTCCCGGTGGTCGGCGGGGCCTACAAGATCGGCGAGTTGGCCGAGAGCCGCTACCTGCGTATGCAGCGCCGGGCCGACTGGTGGGGCTTCAAGCGCGCGTCCAACGAAGGGGTGCTGAATTTCAACACCATCGAGCTGCGCTTCTTCCCCGACCGCGAGCAAGCCTTCGACGCCTTCAACAAGGGCCAGATCGACCTCTTCCAGGTCTATACCTCCGCCCGCTGGGTGCGCCAGACCCAAGGCGAGCCCTACGACAAGAACTGGATTGCCAAGCAGCAGATCTACAACTACGACCCGATCGGCTTCCAGGGCTTTGCCATGAACCTGCGCCGCGCGCCCTTCGACGACGTCCGCGTCCGCAAGGCCCTCGCTCATCTGCTCGACCGCGAGAAGATGAACGAGACGATCATGTACAACCAGTATTTCCTCCACAGCTCTTACTTCGAAGACCTCTACGACCGCACGAAGAAGAGTCCCAACCCGCAGTTTGCCTTCGACAAGGCCAAGGCGCGCAAGCTGTTGGAGGAAGCCGGTTGGAAGGTCAACAAGCAGACGGGCATCCTCGAAAAGAACGGTCGCCCCTTCGAGATCATCTTCCTTACCCGCGACGCCAGCACCGACAAGTTCCTCGTCATCTATCAGGAAGACCTCAAGGACGTCGGTATCCGCCTCAAGATCGAGCGCAAGGACTGGGCCGCGTGGCTGAAGGACATGGACGACTTCAACTTCGACATGACCTGGGCCTCCTGGGGCGCCAGCCTCTGGCGCGACCCCGAGGGCATGTGGCACTCCAAGGAAGCCGAGCGCACTGGCGGCAACAACGTGACGGGCTTTGCCGACGACCGGGTCGACGAGCTGATCGAAAAGCAGAAGACCATCTTCGACATCGAGCAGCGCGACGAAATTGTGCGCGAGATCGACCAGATCGTGACCAGCGAAGTGCCCTACGTCCTGCTTTGGAACATCGACTACACGCGCCTGCTCTACTGGAACAAGTTTGGCATGCCCGACACTGTGCTCTCCAAATTCGGAGACGGCAATGCGGCCATCAGCTACTGGTGGTACGACGACTACGCCGCCGCCGACCTCCAGCAAGCCCGCAAAACCGGTCGCGCCCTCCCGGGCAAGGACTTCCAGGTCCGCTTCGACGACTGGTACGAAGGCGAAGAAGAATAG
- a CDS encoding ATP-binding protein, producing the protein MLDLPAEFQSDSPLDLGVYLHAIESVNHGTGVSIADARQPDMPLVFISHGFTMLTGYQPQEVIGRNCRFLQRDDHDQPDLPQLRAAIRQGRHCNVLLRNYRKTGEMFYNELYLSPVHNSAGELTHFVGIQHNVTERIRAEEETRKALARERELNEIKSRFLRMVSHEFRTPLTAIQGSASFVREYEDRLAPEKRERHFVNIEQALKRMNGLLDQVLLVSRAEAGKLPFRPTPLQPVAFCESLVEEYTYAYPGRRIQWQPELEANRAYLLDENLLSHILHNLLNNALKYSPPVEPVHFRLGLNEDRLVFEVRDRGIGIPRPEQRDLFQPFHRASNVGQIQGTGLGLNIVKRSTELHGGEITFESEERRGTAFRVRLPAQPAA; encoded by the coding sequence ATGCTCGATTTGCCTGCAGAGTTTCAGTCGGATTCCCCCCTCGACCTTGGGGTCTACCTGCATGCGATCGAAAGCGTCAACCATGGCACCGGGGTGAGCATCGCCGATGCCCGGCAGCCCGACATGCCGCTGGTCTTCATCTCCCACGGCTTTACCATGCTCACGGGATATCAGCCGCAGGAGGTGATCGGTCGCAACTGCCGCTTTCTCCAGCGAGACGATCACGACCAGCCCGACCTGCCCCAGCTTCGCGCCGCCATCCGCCAAGGCAGGCACTGCAATGTGCTGCTGCGCAACTACCGCAAGACGGGGGAGATGTTTTACAACGAGCTGTATTTGTCTCCCGTACACAATTCTGCCGGCGAGCTGACCCACTTTGTGGGCATCCAGCACAATGTGACGGAGCGTATCCGGGCCGAAGAGGAGACGCGCAAGGCCCTCGCCCGCGAGCGCGAGCTGAACGAGATCAAGAGCCGCTTCCTGCGCATGGTCAGCCACGAGTTCCGCACCCCGCTGACGGCGATCCAGGGCTCGGCCTCTTTTGTCCGCGAATACGAAGACCGCCTCGCACCAGAAAAGCGCGAGCGCCACTTTGTGAACATCGAGCAGGCGCTGAAGCGCATGAACGGCCTGCTCGACCAGGTGCTGCTCGTCAGCCGGGCCGAAGCAGGCAAGCTGCCCTTCCGCCCCACCCCACTGCAGCCGGTCGCCTTTTGCGAGAGTCTGGTGGAAGAGTATACCTATGCCTACCCCGGTCGCCGCATCCAGTGGCAGCCGGAGCTGGAGGCCAACAGGGCTTACCTGCTCGATGAAAACCTGCTCAGCCACATCCTGCACAACCTGCTGAACAACGCGCTCAAATACTCCCCGCCAGTCGAGCCGGTACACTTCCGCCTGGGGCTGAACGAAGACCGCCTCGTCTTCGAGGTGCGCGACCGCGGCATCGGCATTCCTCGCCCGGAACAGCGCGACCTCTTCCAGCCCTTCCACCGCGCCTCCAACGTCGGGCAGATCCAGGGCACCGGATTGGGGCTCAATATTGTAAAACGCTCGACGGAGTTGCACGGAGGCGAGATAACCTTCGAAAGCGAAGAGCGACGCGGCACCGCCTTTCGCGTCCGCCTGCCTGCTCAACCCGCCGCCTAG
- a CDS encoding response regulator: protein MTKILVLEDDEQVVLPLVDLLEANGFEVHTAPNGRVGIEMAQKDAPDLIISDIMMPEVDGYGVFEAMQNDPSTAIIPFIFLTAKTDPADVREGLGLGADDYITKPFQPKDLLEAVRVRLEKYQRITRAATTFNENNDYEQIFIKDGDSCWFVEYERLRLMESEDNYVRMYFDDEKPLISRTLNYLEQRLPARMFYRANRKQIINLKWIKNIQPWFNGGLLVTLKDGTRIQMSRRAAQSFKTKLGI, encoded by the coding sequence ATGACCAAGATTCTCGTGCTCGAAGATGACGAACAGGTGGTGCTGCCCCTGGTAGACCTGCTGGAAGCCAACGGCTTTGAAGTGCATACCGCGCCCAATGGCCGGGTAGGTATCGAAATGGCCCAGAAGGACGCGCCCGACCTCATCATCTCCGACATCATGATGCCGGAAGTCGATGGCTACGGCGTCTTCGAGGCGATGCAGAACGACCCAAGCACGGCCATCATTCCCTTTATCTTCCTTACGGCCAAGACCGACCCCGCCGACGTGCGCGAGGGCCTGGGCCTGGGGGCAGACGACTATATCACCAAGCCCTTCCAGCCCAAGGATTTGCTGGAGGCCGTGCGCGTGCGCCTCGAAAAGTATCAGCGCATCACCCGCGCCGCCACGACCTTCAACGAGAACAACGATTACGAGCAGATCTTTATCAAGGACGGCGACAGCTGCTGGTTTGTCGAATACGAGCGCCTGCGCCTGATGGAGAGCGAGGACAACTACGTGCGGATGTATTTCGACGACGAGAAGCCGCTCATCAGCCGCACCCTCAACTATCTGGAGCAGCGCCTGCCCGCCCGCATGTTTTACCGGGCCAACCGCAAGCAGATCATCAACCTGAAGTGGATCAAGAATATCCAGCCCTGGTTCAATGGCGGCCTGCTCGTGACGCTGAAAGACGGCACCCGCATCCAGATGTCGCGCCGGGCCGCTCAGTCGTTCAAGACCAAACTGGGCATTTGA